In Natronoarchaeum mannanilyticum, a genomic segment contains:
- the thsB gene encoding thermosome subunit beta, whose translation MQQGQPMIVMSEDSQRVKDRDAQDYNIAAARAVAESVRSTLGPKGMDKMLVDSMGDVTITNDGVTILQEMDIDNPTAEMIIEVAETQEDEAGDGTTTAVAIAGELLKNAEDLLEQDIHPTAIIKGFHLASEQAREEVDDIAEDVDASDEELLRSVAETSMTGKGAELNKEHLSQLIVDAVRQVTVENGDGESVVDLEFLKIETQTGRSAGDSDLLEGAVIDKDPVHDNMPSEATDADVLLLDSAVEVEETDVDTEVNVTDPSQLQQFLDREEDQLKEKVQQIVDTGADVVFCQKGIDDLAQHYLAKEGILAVRRAKKSDIEFLKEVLNANVVSDLSSAGADDLGHGDVTRDDADELFYVTGDDSHGATLLLRGSTDHVVDELERGVNDALDVVAQTVSDGRVVAGGGAIEVEVARRLRDFADGVSGREQLAVEAYADSLELVPRVLAGNAGLDSIDTLVDLRAAHEDGQQRAGLNVFSSEVEDTLDAGVVEPAHAKEQALSSATEAANLVLKIDDIISAGELSTDKGDDEQGGPGGAPGGMGGMGGGMGGMM comes from the coding sequence ATGCAGCAGGGACAGCCGATGATCGTGATGAGCGAGGACTCCCAGCGCGTCAAGGACCGGGACGCGCAGGACTACAACATCGCCGCCGCGCGCGCGGTAGCGGAGTCCGTCCGCTCGACGCTCGGCCCGAAGGGGATGGACAAGATGCTCGTCGACTCGATGGGCGACGTCACAATCACCAACGACGGCGTCACCATCCTCCAGGAGATGGACATCGACAACCCGACGGCCGAGATGATCATCGAAGTCGCCGAAACGCAGGAGGACGAGGCCGGTGACGGCACCACGACCGCCGTCGCCATCGCGGGCGAGCTCCTGAAGAACGCCGAGGATCTCCTCGAGCAGGACATCCACCCGACGGCGATCATCAAAGGCTTCCACCTCGCGAGCGAGCAGGCCCGCGAGGAGGTCGACGACATCGCCGAGGACGTCGACGCCTCCGACGAGGAGCTGCTTCGCTCGGTCGCCGAGACGTCGATGACCGGCAAGGGCGCCGAGCTCAACAAGGAGCACCTCAGCCAGCTGATCGTCGACGCCGTCCGCCAGGTCACCGTCGAGAACGGGGACGGCGAGAGCGTCGTCGACCTGGAGTTCCTCAAGATCGAGACCCAGACCGGCCGCTCGGCCGGCGATTCCGACCTGCTGGAGGGCGCCGTCATCGACAAAGACCCCGTCCACGACAACATGCCCAGCGAGGCGACCGACGCCGACGTGCTCCTCCTGGACTCCGCGGTCGAGGTCGAGGAGACCGACGTCGACACCGAGGTCAACGTCACCGACCCGAGCCAGCTCCAGCAGTTCCTCGACCGCGAGGAGGACCAGCTCAAGGAGAAGGTCCAGCAGATCGTCGACACGGGCGCCGACGTCGTGTTCTGCCAGAAGGGCATCGACGACCTGGCCCAGCACTACCTCGCGAAGGAGGGCATCCTCGCCGTCCGCCGCGCGAAGAAGTCCGACATCGAGTTCCTCAAGGAGGTCCTGAACGCCAACGTCGTCTCCGACCTCTCCAGCGCCGGCGCCGACGACCTCGGCCACGGCGACGTCACCCGCGACGACGCCGACGAGCTGTTCTACGTCACCGGCGACGACAGCCACGGCGCGACGCTGCTGCTGCGCGGCTCGACCGACCACGTCGTCGACGAGCTCGAACGCGGCGTCAACGACGCGCTCGACGTCGTCGCACAGACCGTCTCGGACGGTCGCGTGGTCGCCGGCGGCGGCGCCATCGAGGTCGAGGTCGCGCGACGCCTGCGCGACTTCGCCGACGGCGTCTCCGGCCGCGAGCAGCTGGCCGTCGAGGCGTACGCCGACTCGCTGGAACTGGTCCCACGCGTGCTGGCCGGCAACGCCGGTCTGGACTCGATCGACACGCTGGTCGACCTGCGCGCCGCCCACGAGGACGGCCAGCAGCGCGCCGGCCTGAACGTGTTCTCCAGCGAGGTCGAGGACACGCTCGACGCCGGCGTCGTCGAGCCCGCACACGCCAAGGAGCAGGCGCTCTCGTCTGCCACCGAGGCCGCGAACCTCGTGCTCAAGATCGACGACATCATCTCCGCCGGCGAGCTGTCGACCGACAAGGGCGACGACGAGCAGGGCGGTCCCGGCGGCGCGCCCGGCGGCATGGGCGGTATGGGCGGCGGCATGGGCGGCATGATGTAA
- the uvrA gene encoding excinuclease ABC subunit UvrA, producing the protein MSKEYIEVRGAEENNLKDLDVEIPREQFNVVTGLSGSGKSSLAFDTVYAEGQRRYIESLSAYARNFLGQMDKPKVETVEGLSPAISIDQKNAANNPRSTVGTVTELHDYLRLLYARVGTPHCPECGQEVGEQSAQNMVSRLLDLPEGTKAKLAAPVVRDQKGAFEDLFDELVSEGYSRVEVDGEEHDLTMDRPELDENYDHTIDVIVDRVKISAEARSRIADSVETALEEAEGVMKVILPNPPEDVDVGATARSTGDLGVGGEKDDSADERLVVEFSEDLACTECGIDLPEIETRSFSFNSPHGACPECEGIGETKEVSEDLVVQDPSKPLKHVFEPWSYQRSYYRTRLDAVAEHFDVSLETPFEDLPADVREQFLYGTDEQVLFKRQTKNGTRRKRKRFEGVVPNLDRRYVETDSDGTREHIEDYMSVTQCPACDGTRLKDASRAVLVDDTGISEVNRMSIGDALEHFEGMEAGMSARDRKIAEEILKEIRARLGFMCEVGLEYLTLDREASTLSGGESQRIRLATQIGSGLVGVLYVLDEPSIGLHQRDNDRLLSTLKELRDLGNTLLVVEHDEETMRQADNVIDLGPGPGKRGGEIVAQGDAEEIMAVDESITGDYLAGREQIPVPDERREPEGTITIEGARQHNLADLDVDLPVGCFTAITGVSGSGKSTLMHDVLYKGLAREMNDNTSVDPGDHDAIEGLDAIETVRLIDQSPIGRTPRSNPATYTSVFDHIRELFAQTELSKQRGYEKGRFSFNVKGGRCEECGGQGTVKIEMNFLSDVHVPCEECDGARYNDETLDVEYKGKTIAEVLEMSVEEAYDFFEHDSRIERRLKLLKDVGLDYMKLGQPSTTLSGGEAQRIKLAEELGKKQTGETLYLLDEPTTGLHSADERKLIDVLQRLTDNGNTVVVVEHELDLVKNADRVLDLGPEGGEHGGRIVAAGTPEEVARNDDSHTGRYLRDLLPDVDLKGPRSDREKAAAVADDD; encoded by the coding sequence ATGAGCAAGGAGTACATCGAGGTCCGGGGTGCCGAGGAGAACAACCTGAAGGACCTCGACGTCGAGATTCCCCGCGAGCAGTTCAACGTCGTCACCGGGCTGTCCGGCTCGGGGAAGTCCTCGCTCGCGTTCGACACGGTGTACGCCGAGGGCCAGCGACGGTACATCGAGAGCCTGTCGGCGTACGCGCGGAACTTCCTGGGCCAGATGGACAAGCCGAAAGTCGAGACGGTCGAGGGGCTGTCGCCCGCGATCTCGATCGACCAGAAGAACGCGGCGAACAACCCGCGATCGACGGTCGGGACCGTCACCGAACTGCACGACTACCTGCGCCTGCTGTACGCCCGCGTCGGGACGCCACACTGTCCCGAGTGCGGTCAGGAGGTCGGCGAGCAGAGCGCCCAAAATATGGTGTCTCGGCTGCTCGACCTGCCCGAGGGCACGAAAGCCAAGCTCGCGGCGCCGGTCGTCCGCGACCAGAAGGGGGCGTTCGAGGACCTGTTCGACGAACTCGTCTCGGAGGGGTACTCCCGGGTCGAGGTCGACGGCGAGGAACACGACCTCACGATGGACAGGCCGGAACTGGACGAGAACTACGACCACACGATCGACGTGATCGTCGATCGCGTGAAGATATCCGCCGAAGCGCGCTCGCGGATCGCCGACTCCGTCGAGACCGCACTGGAGGAGGCCGAGGGCGTCATGAAGGTGATCCTTCCGAATCCGCCGGAAGACGTCGACGTCGGCGCGACGGCGCGCTCGACGGGCGACCTCGGCGTCGGCGGCGAGAAGGACGACTCGGCCGACGAGCGCCTCGTCGTCGAGTTCTCGGAAGATCTGGCCTGCACGGAGTGCGGCATCGACCTCCCCGAGATCGAGACGCGCTCCTTTTCGTTTAACTCGCCCCACGGCGCCTGCCCGGAGTGCGAGGGGATCGGCGAGACCAAGGAAGTCAGCGAGGACCTGGTCGTGCAAGACCCCTCGAAGCCGCTCAAGCACGTCTTCGAGCCCTGGAGCTACCAGCGATCGTACTACCGGACGCGGCTCGACGCCGTCGCCGAGCACTTCGACGTCTCGCTGGAGACGCCGTTCGAGGACCTGCCCGCGGACGTGCGCGAGCAGTTCCTCTACGGCACCGACGAGCAGGTGCTGTTCAAGCGCCAGACCAAAAACGGCACCCGCCGGAAGCGCAAGCGCTTCGAGGGCGTCGTCCCGAACCTCGATCGTCGGTACGTCGAGACCGACAGCGACGGCACGCGCGAGCACATCGAGGACTACATGTCGGTCACTCAGTGTCCGGCCTGCGACGGCACGCGCCTGAAGGACGCTTCGCGCGCCGTGCTCGTGGACGACACGGGCATCAGCGAGGTCAACCGGATGAGCATCGGCGACGCGCTGGAGCACTTCGAGGGGATGGAAGCGGGCATGAGCGCCCGCGACCGGAAGATCGCCGAGGAGATCCTCAAGGAGATTCGCGCCCGCCTCGGGTTCATGTGCGAGGTCGGCCTGGAGTATCTGACCCTCGATCGCGAGGCCTCGACGCTCTCTGGCGGCGAGAGCCAGCGCATCCGGCTCGCGACCCAGATCGGTTCGGGCCTCGTCGGCGTGCTGTACGTGCTCGACGAGCCCTCGATCGGGCTCCACCAGCGCGACAACGACCGCCTGCTGAGCACGCTCAAGGAACTGCGCGATCTCGGGAACACCCTGCTGGTGGTCGAGCACGACGAGGAGACGATGCGGCAGGCCGACAACGTCATCGACCTCGGCCCCGGCCCGGGCAAGCGCGGCGGCGAGATCGTCGCCCAGGGCGACGCCGAGGAGATCATGGCCGTCGACGAGTCGATCACCGGCGACTACCTCGCCGGCCGCGAGCAGATCCCGGTGCCCGACGAGCGCCGCGAGCCCGAGGGAACGATCACGATCGAGGGGGCGCGCCAGCACAACCTCGCCGACCTCGACGTCGATCTGCCGGTCGGCTGCTTCACCGCGATCACCGGCGTCTCGGGCTCGGGCAAGTCCACCCTGATGCACGACGTGCTGTACAAGGGGCTGGCCCGAGAGATGAACGACAACACGTCGGTCGACCCCGGCGATCACGACGCGATCGAGGGACTCGACGCGATCGAGACGGTGCGCCTGATCGACCAGAGTCCGATCGGCCGGACGCCGCGCTCGAACCCCGCGACCTACACCAGCGTGTTCGACCACATCCGCGAGCTGTTCGCCCAGACCGAGCTCTCGAAGCAGCGGGGCTACGAGAAGGGCCGGTTCTCGTTCAACGTGAAGGGCGGGCGCTGCGAGGAGTGCGGCGGGCAGGGCACCGTCAAGATCGAGATGAACTTCCTCTCGGACGTTCACGTCCCCTGCGAGGAGTGTGACGGCGCCCGGTACAACGACGAGACGCTCGACGTCGAGTACAAGGGCAAGACGATCGCCGAAGTGCTGGAGATGAGCGTCGAGGAGGCCTACGACTTCTTCGAGCACGACTCCCGGATCGAGCGCCGGCTCAAGCTCCTGAAGGACGTCGGCCTCGACTACATGAAGCTCGGCCAGCCCTCGACGACGCTCTCGGGCGGCGAAGCCCAGCGCATCAAACTCGCCGAGGAGCTGGGGAAAAAGCAGACCGGCGAGACGCTGTACCTGCTCGACGAACCCACCACGGGGCTGCACTCGGCCGACGAGCGCAAGCTGATCGACGTGCTCCAGCGCCTGACCGACAACGGCAACACGGTCGTCGTCGTCGAGCACGAGCTCGACCTCGTCAAGAACGCCGACCGCGTGCTCGATCTCGGGCCCGAGGGCGGCGAGCACGGCGGCCGGATCGTCGCCGCGGGGACGCCGGAGGAAGTCGCGCGGAACGACGACTCCCACACCGGTCGCTACCTTCGCGATCTTCTTCCTGACGTCGACCTGAAGGGACCGCGCTCGGACCGCGAGAAGGCGGCAGCGGTCGCGGACGACGACTGA
- the glnA gene encoding type I glutamate--ammonia ligase: MTSGSLSSAEQDVLDRIDEEDIDFLRLQFTDILGTVKNVSVPARQAEKAFTEGIYFDGSSIEGFVRIQESDMRLVPDPSTFAVLPWRDTEDGRAARLICDVIDTKTGEPFSGDPRSVLKSVLEEAKEMGYTVNAGPEPEFFVFDKDEDGRATTETHDAGGYFDLAPKDLASDLRREIIYNLEAMDFEVEASHHEVAEGQHEIAFKYDDGLSTADNIATFRSVVRATAEVNDVHATFMPKPIAHINGSGMHTHLSLFTTDGENAFHDTDDEFNLSETAKQFVAGILDHAPALTAVCDPTVNSYKRLVPGYEAPVYIAWSDVNRSALIRKPAARAPAASRIELRSPDPSCNPYLALAVMVKAGLDGIKRELDCPDPVRENIYEFDEEKRDEYGIETLPPNLGAAVDELEQDEVIQDALGEHVSEKFIQAKQSEYDEYKAEVSEWEIDSYLEKF; the protein is encoded by the coding sequence ATGACAAGTGGAAGCCTGAGTTCCGCGGAGCAGGACGTACTCGATCGGATCGACGAGGAGGACATCGACTTCCTCCGCCTACAGTTCACCGACATTCTCGGCACTGTGAAGAACGTCTCCGTCCCGGCCCGGCAGGCCGAGAAGGCGTTCACCGAGGGGATCTACTTCGACGGCTCCTCGATCGAAGGGTTCGTCCGCATCCAGGAATCGGACATGCGCCTGGTGCCCGACCCCTCGACGTTCGCCGTCCTCCCGTGGCGCGACACCGAAGACGGACGAGCCGCGCGCCTGATCTGCGACGTCATCGACACGAAGACCGGCGAGCCGTTCAGCGGCGACCCGCGCTCGGTGCTCAAGAGCGTCCTCGAGGAAGCGAAGGAGATGGGCTACACGGTCAACGCCGGCCCCGAACCGGAGTTCTTCGTCTTCGACAAGGACGAGGACGGCCGCGCCACCACCGAGACCCACGACGCCGGCGGCTACTTCGATCTCGCACCGAAGGACCTCGCCTCCGATCTGCGCCGGGAGATCATCTACAACCTCGAAGCGATGGACTTCGAGGTCGAGGCCTCCCACCACGAAGTGGCGGAAGGCCAGCACGAGATCGCGTTCAAGTACGACGACGGGCTCTCGACGGCCGACAACATCGCTACCTTCCGCTCGGTCGTCCGCGCGACCGCAGAGGTCAACGACGTCCACGCGACGTTCATGCCCAAGCCGATCGCCCACATCAACGGCTCGGGGATGCACACGCACCTCTCGCTCTTTACGACCGACGGCGAGAACGCGTTCCACGACACCGACGACGAGTTCAACCTCAGCGAGACCGCCAAGCAGTTCGTCGCCGGCATCCTCGACCACGCGCCCGCGCTGACGGCCGTCTGCGACCCCACCGTGAACAGCTACAAGCGCCTGGTGCCGGGCTACGAGGCGCCCGTCTACATCGCCTGGTCGGACGTGAACCGCTCGGCGCTGATCCGCAAGCCGGCGGCCCGCGCGCCCGCAGCCAGCCGGATCGAGCTGCGCTCGCCCGACCCGTCGTGTAACCCCTATCTCGCGCTGGCCGTCATGGTCAAGGCCGGCCTCGACGGGATCAAGCGCGAGCTGGACTGTCCGGACCCGGTCCGGGAGAACATCTACGAGTTCGACGAGGAGAAACGCGACGAGTACGGCATCGAGACGCTGCCGCCGAACCTCGGCGCCGCCGTCGACGAACTCGAACAGGACGAAGTCATCCAGGACGCGCTCGGCGAGCACGTCTCCGAGAAGTTCATCCAGGCCAAGCAGTCCGAGTACGACGAATACAAGGCAGAGGTTTCCGAGTGGGAGATCGACAGCTACCTCGAGAAGTTCTGA
- the lrp gene encoding HTH-type transcriptional regulator Lrp, producing MTYENLDAKLVNALLDDGRASLRSLAEELDVSVTTVSNHLSDLEEDGVIEGYTPKINYNELEFDVTAVIQLKVEGNALPDITDRLDQQKQMTSVYEVTGGYDIIAIGKFEDTDGMNAQIKTLLTDPDIKESNTSVVLNATSENEQFELDVEE from the coding sequence ATGACGTACGAAAATCTCGACGCGAAACTAGTGAATGCACTGTTGGACGACGGTCGCGCGAGCCTGCGCAGCCTCGCCGAGGAACTCGACGTCTCGGTGACGACGGTGTCGAACCACCTCAGCGACCTCGAAGAGGACGGCGTCATCGAGGGGTACACGCCCAAGATCAACTACAACGAACTGGAGTTCGACGTCACCGCGGTGATCCAGCTCAAGGTCGAGGGGAACGCCCTGCCCGACATCACCGATCGGCTCGACCAGCAAAAGCAGATGACCAGCGTCTACGAGGTCACCGGCGGCTACGACATCATCGCGATCGGCAAGTTCGAGGACACCGACGGGATGAACGCCCAGATCAAGACGCTGCTGACCGACCCCGACATCAAGGAGTCCAACACCAGCGTCGTGCTCAACGCGACCAGCGAGAACGAGCAGTTCGAGCTCGACGTCGAGGAGTAG
- a CDS encoding DMT family transporter yields the protein MLWGGMYVVSKWGFETIPPLTLGFARVSVGAVALLAIVRYQYSDRTFSRRDAARFFALACWVTGTTAAGFVGTDLTSASQGALLTVVTPVFTVVLGVAVLGEAITRRRIVGMALATAGTVVVAVGEHAGSVAGVDGRGVLALLAAALTWAAYTVWGKPLVRRYSALETAAYSTALSVPLCGLLAAAELTALGISPTELPRSLSTLGAVLYLGVAATAVAWYLWYKGIEYVDTGTVAVFIFLQPVVGTALGAAFLGEQVGTAFVAGGVVMSYGVYLVSKDRGT from the coding sequence ATGCTGTGGGGCGGAATGTACGTCGTCAGCAAGTGGGGGTTCGAGACGATCCCGCCGCTGACTCTCGGGTTCGCGCGCGTCTCGGTGGGCGCGGTCGCGCTGCTGGCGATCGTGCGCTACCAGTATTCGGACCGAACGTTCTCGCGGCGCGACGCCGCGCGATTTTTCGCGCTGGCGTGCTGGGTGACCGGCACCACCGCGGCCGGGTTCGTCGGCACCGACCTGACGTCCGCGAGTCAGGGCGCGCTGCTGACCGTCGTGACGCCGGTGTTCACCGTCGTCCTCGGCGTGGCGGTACTGGGCGAGGCGATCACGCGACGCCGGATCGTCGGGATGGCGCTGGCGACCGCGGGCACGGTCGTCGTCGCGGTGGGCGAGCACGCCGGCAGCGTCGCCGGCGTCGACGGCCGGGGCGTGCTGGCGCTCCTGGCGGCGGCGCTGACCTGGGCCGCGTACACGGTCTGGGGGAAGCCGCTCGTCCGCCGCTACTCGGCGCTCGAGACCGCGGCGTACTCGACGGCGCTCTCGGTGCCGCTGTGCGGGCTGCTGGCGGCGGCGGAGCTCACGGCGCTGGGCATCTCGCCGACGGAGCTACCGCGGTCGCTCTCGACGCTCGGCGCCGTCCTCTATCTGGGCGTGGCGGCGACGGCCGTCGCCTGGTACCTCTGGTACAAGGGGATCGAGTACGTCGACACCGGCACCGTCGCGGTCTTCATTTTCCTCCAGCCGGTGGTCGGGACCGCCCTGGGCGCGGCGTTTCTCGGCGAGCAGGTCGGGACCGCGTTCGTCGCCGGCGGCGTCGTGATGAGCTACGGCGTCTACCTCGTGAGCAAGGATCGCGGGACGTGA
- a CDS encoding DUF4870 domain-containing protein — translation MGQTETTDGETSILAVVVHLFGLFYSVVGAGIVYLLASDEFTKTNARNALNWHIFFLVVATILGGLALAGLGGALGALLVLGVGVLVLLDTAFCIWATYKAVDGTAWTYPIAPEFV, via the coding sequence ATGGGACAGACTGAAACGACCGACGGAGAGACGAGCATCCTCGCCGTCGTCGTTCACCTCTTCGGCCTGTTTTATTCGGTCGTCGGCGCCGGAATCGTCTACCTGCTCGCGAGCGACGAGTTCACAAAGACCAACGCGCGAAACGCGCTCAACTGGCACATATTCTTCCTCGTCGTCGCGACGATACTGGGCGGGCTGGCGCTCGCAGGGCTCGGCGGCGCGCTCGGCGCTCTGCTCGTTCTGGGCGTCGGAGTGTTGGTACTGCTGGATACGGCGTTTTGCATCTGGGCGACGTACAAAGCGGTCGACGGGACCGCGTGGACGTATCCGATCGCCCCCGAGTTCGTCTGA
- a CDS encoding geranylgeranyl reductase family protein, translating into MHDFAVVGCGPPGARFARRAAEEGYDVVAFEKGRVGEPLACSGHVSTDVWGFTGPDARDELFQNRVRGARFHVAGAAENGDSGRNGNADERARKGGPQFDAEDSHPFYKDETVSNVIDRVGLDRHLADLARDAGADVRERHTVTGVDEYEDRVELTVKSPEGTETVAAKMVAGADGPRSRVRDELGLPEPGELLHGVLGFDPAPDHQDFVDVHLSAPRFFAWRIPRGDAGVEYGLAAPPGDGVRDLFEELQAGYGVELENRCSGAIPIGPPETVTSRRGFLLGDAAAQTKPFTGGGILYGMTAADHAVERIDPDWPPTLADYESAWRDDLSREIRLGHLLRRAYSLPEPVQRLGLGALSGEIGVHMDRPTSLFSREQLKAWLTS; encoded by the coding sequence ATGCACGATTTCGCCGTCGTCGGCTGCGGACCCCCCGGAGCGCGGTTCGCCCGGCGAGCCGCCGAGGAGGGGTACGACGTGGTCGCCTTCGAGAAGGGACGGGTCGGCGAGCCGCTGGCCTGTTCGGGCCACGTCAGCACCGACGTCTGGGGGTTTACTGGGCCGGACGCGCGCGACGAGCTGTTTCAAAATCGCGTCCGCGGGGCCCGATTCCACGTCGCCGGAGCGGCGGAGAACGGGGACAGCGGTCGGAACGGCAACGCCGACGAGCGCGCGCGCAAAGGCGGCCCGCAGTTCGATGCCGAAGACTCGCACCCGTTCTACAAGGACGAGACGGTCTCGAACGTGATCGACCGCGTCGGACTGGATCGACACCTCGCCGACCTCGCTCGCGACGCCGGCGCCGACGTTCGCGAGCGCCACACCGTCACCGGCGTCGACGAGTACGAGGATCGCGTCGAGCTGACGGTCAAGTCGCCCGAAGGAACAGAGACGGTCGCGGCGAAGATGGTCGCGGGGGCCGACGGTCCGCGGTCGCGCGTGCGCGACGAGCTCGGCCTCCCCGAACCCGGCGAGTTGCTCCACGGCGTGCTGGGGTTCGACCCTGCACCGGACCACCAGGACTTCGTCGACGTCCACCTCTCGGCGCCGCGCTTTTTCGCGTGGCGCATCCCCCGGGGCGACGCCGGCGTGGAGTACGGTCTGGCTGCGCCGCCGGGCGACGGCGTCCGCGACCTGTTCGAGGAACTGCAGGCGGGCTACGGCGTCGAACTCGAAAACCGGTGTTCGGGCGCGATCCCGATCGGCCCACCCGAGACGGTCACCTCGCGGCGCGGGTTCCTGCTGGGCGACGCCGCGGCCCAGACGAAGCCGTTCACCGGCGGCGGCATCCTCTACGGCATGACCGCGGCCGACCACGCCGTCGAACGGATCGATCCGGACTGGCCGCCGACGCTCGCCGACTACGAGAGCGCGTGGCGCGACGACCTGTCGCGGGAGATCCGGCTCGGACATCTGCTTCGCCGGGCGTACTCGCTGCCCGAGCCGGTCCAGCGGCTGGGTCTGGGTGCGCTCTCGGGCGAGATCGGCGTCCACATGGACCGGCCGACCTCGCTGTTCTCGCGCGAGCAGCTGAAAGCGTGGTTGACGTCCTGA